The Caldisericaceae bacterium genome contains the following window.
TTTTACCATTGCAAAACAAGATTGTCTTTTCAACTTCTTCGGGTTTTTATTTTTATAACTCTAACGGGGAGTTGTTGAATTCTATTCCTAAAATTGATAATATCCCCTATGCATATTTTGAGAATTCTTTAACTCAACTTTTTTTGTATAAGGGAGAGAACAATGACAAAAACTATTATCAGTTGATATTAAAGGAGAACAACGGAAAAGAAATTGGCCGTTTTGTAAAAATCTTTAATATCGATAATCCTATATTTGTGCTTTCTCAGAATTCTAAATCATTTTATGTCATCGAGGGAACAGAAATTACATTAATTCAAAAATAAGGAGGATAACGATGGAAATTGATGTGTCTCGTCTCAATAAGGAGGAGGCACAAAAACGACTGAAGGAGTTGAGAAATCTTATCAACTATCATAACTACCGCTATAATGTGCTTGATTCTCCAGAAATTACAGATAGAGAATATGATATGCTTTTTCAAGAATTGCTTGCAATTGAAAAAAGATTCCCTGATTTAATTACTCCCGATTCTCCTTCTCAAAAAGTTGGTGCACCTCCTCTTAAAGAGTTTAGTGAAATAATACATGAAGTCCCAATGCTTTCTCTTAGTAATGCCTTTGATGAAAACGATTTAAAAGAATTTGACAAAAGGGTAAAAAGAGACGCTCAAGTAGACGAAGTTGAGTATGAAACGGAACTTAAAATGGATGGTCTTGCAATCTCAATCCGTTATGAAAACGGTATTCTTGTAAGTGGTGCAACAAGGGGTGACGGTATCCGAGGCGAAGATGTAACCCCCAATGTTAAAACTGTAAGGGGTGTTCCTCTAAGGTTAATGGTTGATAATCCTCCGCCACTCATTGAAGTGCGTGGTGAGGTGATTATGTTCAAAAAAGACTTCGAAAAGCTAAACAAAGAACGTATTGAAGATGGGCTTCCTCCTTTTGCCAATGCAAGGAATGCTGCTGCTGGCTCCATAAGACAGCTTGATTCAACGATAACTGCGCAAAGAAAACTCCATATGATAGCTTATGGTGTTGGTGCTATTTCAGGTATTGACTTTAAAACCCAGTTTGAAATGTTACAGTATCTCAATAAGATTGGTTTTAGGGTCAGTCCCGAGACGAAAGTTTTTAGTAATATTGAAAGCCTCATAAAAGAGTGTAAAAGGCTTACCTCAATTAGAAATAGTCTTCCTTTTGGAGCAGACGGAGTTGTAGTAAAGGTAAATGATATGAATCTTCAAAAGCGTTTAGGTGCAACATCCCATGAACCGAGATGGGCAATTGCTTTTAAATTTCCTGCAGAAGAAGCAGAAACTGTAGTTAGGGATATCATCTTTAGCGTAGGAAGAACAGGTGTGATTACCCCGGTTGCCATTTTTGATCCTGTTGAAATCGATGGCTCAATGGTAGGTAGGGCATCCCTCCACAATGAGGATAT
Protein-coding sequences here:
- the ligA gene encoding NAD-dependent DNA ligase LigA, translated to MEIDVSRLNKEEAQKRLKELRNLINYHNYRYNVLDSPEITDREYDMLFQELLAIEKRFPDLITPDSPSQKVGAPPLKEFSEIIHEVPMLSLSNAFDENDLKEFDKRVKRDAQVDEVEYETELKMDGLAISIRYENGILVSGATRGDGIRGEDVTPNVKTVRGVPLRLMVDNPPPLIEVRGEVIMFKKDFEKLNKERIEDGLPPFANARNAAAGSIRQLDSTITAQRKLHMIAYGVGAISGIDFKTQFEMLQYLNKIGFRVSPETKVFSNIESLIKECKRLTSIRNSLPFGADGVVVKVNDMNLQKRLGATSHEPRWAIAFKFPAEEAETVVRDIIFSVGRTGVITPVAIFDPVEIDGSMVGRASLHNEDIAKALDVGVGDHVIVHKAGSVIPEVVRVVKEKRSGKEVPFKMVDRCPVCGSKVVRAEGFAATVCINVRCPAQVKERIIHFVSRDAMDIESLGEKLIAALVEKGLISDYADLYYLKNEDLMKLERMGDVLASKILRNIEESKSRPLPNLINALGIANVGKR